One genomic segment of Panicum virgatum strain AP13 chromosome 2N, P.virgatum_v5, whole genome shotgun sequence includes these proteins:
- the LOC120659322 gene encoding DEAD-box ATP-dependent RNA helicase 53-like, whose protein sequence is MISLLRRALAPSPPPAASRWRRTLLAALLSPPPAPPGPVRRAPAQEPPRRSFRGTPSPLWFRATAASWAGSGLVAGVASGEDGGLEIAKLGISGRIVEKLAARGITRLFPIQRAVLEPAMQGKDMIGRARTGTGKTLAFGIPIMDRIISYNEKNGSSRNPLAIVLAPTRELARQVEKEFRESAPLDTLCVYGGVPINQQIRVLNYGVDIVVGTPGRIIDLLRRGVLNLSEIQFLVLDEADQMLAVGFDEDVEVIMEQLPQNRQSMLFSATMPSWIRKISNKYLKDPVIIDLVGDSDQKLPEGISLYSIASDNFGKPSLLGPLIKEHAKGGKCIVFTQTKREADRLAYAMGRSYPCQALHGDISQNQRERTLSGFRDGRFNILVATDVAARGLDIPNVDLVVHYEIPNTSELFVHRSGRTARAGKKGSAILIYTYEQTRAVRVIEQDIGCRFTELPKMAVADEAADMFNVMRDTRSRSVGSRRTGGSFGRESYGGFGNHRSRAFGDFDSFGGSFDRGGGFSDSGSRYRGGSGGFRRPSNEFGRSSFGRSDRFGDFGEGDFSRHDSSDFGRSRSSDDPGSSRYGRGSGGFGASDFGNFGGFKDSKR, encoded by the exons ATGATTTCCCTGCTTCGCCGCGCCCTcgccccctccccgccgccggccgcctcgcggtggcggcggacccTCCTCGCGGCGCtcctctccccgccgccggcccctcccggccccgtgcgccgcgcgccggcgcaGGAGCCGCCGCGGCGGTCGTTCCGCGGCACGCCGAGCCCGCTGTGGTTCAGGGCCACCGCAGCCTCGTGGGCTGGGTCTGGACTGGTCgcgggcgtggcgtcgggggAGGACGGCGGGCTGGAGATCGCGAAGCTGGGCATCTCCGGGCGGATCGTGGAGAAGCTCGCCGCGCGGGGCATCACCAGGCTCTTCCCCATCCAG AGGGCTGTTCTTGAGCCAGCAATGCAAGGAAAAGACATGATTGGCCGTGCTCGAACAGGAACTGGGAAGACCTTGGCTTTTGGTATTCCTATTATGGACAGGATTATTAGCTACAATGAGAAGAATGG AAGCAGTAGGAATCCTTTAGCCATAGTCTTGGCGCCAACAAGAGAACTTGCTCGGCAGGTTGAGAAGGAATTTAGAGAATCTGCTCCGTTGGACACTCTCTGTGTCTATGGAGGTGTTCCTATCAATCAGCAAATCAGAGTTCTTAACTATGGTGTTGACATAGTGGTTGGGACTCCAGGTCGAATTATTGATCTTTTGAGAAGAGGTGTTTTAAACCTTTCAGAGATCCAGTTTTTGGTACTAGATGAAGCTGATCAGATGCTGGCTGTGGGTTTCGATGAAGATGTTGAGGTGATCATGGAGCAGTTGCCACAGAACCGTCAGAGTATGCTGTTCTCTGCAACAATGCCTAGTTGGATAAGAAAAATTTCAAACAAGTACTTAAAGGATCCAGTTATAATTGACCTT GTTGGTGACTCAGACCAGAAATTGCCAGAAGGAATCTCTCTCTATTCCATTGCCTCTGACAACTTTGGGAAGCCATCACTTCTTGGTCCATTGATTAAA GAGCATGCTAAGGGTGGAAAATGCATTGTGTTTACTCAGACTAAACGAGAAGCAGATAGATTGGCATATGCTATGGGCAGGAGTTATCCATGTCAGGCGCTACATGGGGATATTTCACAGAATCAAAGAGAGAGGACACTCTCAGGATTTCGCGATGGCCGCTTCAATATCCTTGTGGCAACTGATGTTGCAGCTCGTGGATTAGACATTCCCAATGTTGATCTG GTGGTACATTATGAGATTCCAAATACCtcagagttgtttgttcacagaTCTGGGAGAACTGCACGAGCAGGGAAGAAAGGCAGTGCAATTTTGATATATACATATGAGCAAACTAGAGCTGTAAGGGTCATTGAGCAAGATATAGGATGCAGGTTCACAGAG CTTCCAAAGATGGCAGTTGCAGATGAGGCTGCAGACATGTTTAATGTCATGAGAGATACTCGCTCTAGATCAGTTGGAAGCAGAAGAACGGGTGGGTCTTTTGGCCGTGAAAGTTATGGTGGCTTCGGAAATCACCGCTCCAGAGCCTTTGGTGATTTTGACAGTTTTGGTGGTTCGTTTGATCGTGGTGGTGGGTTCAGCGACTCTGGTTCGAGATATCGTGGTGGGTCTGGAGGTTTCAGAAGACCTTCCAATGAGTTTGGCAGGTCTAGTTTTGGTCGTTCTGATAGATTTGGCGACTTCGGAGAAGGGGATTTCAGCAGGCACGACAGCTCTGACTTTGGCCGTTCCCGGAGCTCCGATGATCCAGGCTCCTCACGTTATGGCAGAGGATCCGGTGGCTTTGGCGCTTCAGATTTCGGCAACTTCGGCGGCTTCAAGGATTCCAAGCGATGA